The Coffea arabica cultivar ET-39 chromosome 8e, Coffea Arabica ET-39 HiFi, whole genome shotgun sequence genome window below encodes:
- the LOC113704039 gene encoding uncharacterized protein isoform X4: MELAAATSLSASCSSSPITGSWRTAFLSLRDETQSLPSLRQSHIQTILQLLNRFIFSQADNLIHVASLLPPDEVGADIMLLMELARNISDDAAADFDDVTQSFIQLSNFIHGTISRVSFKLDAASWVLSLDCFRRVVKAFLGKAKMNAAFIENASVISAIKHCLQSSRLLFGVCQRTNLSSGNKELLEFLHVVIACFQMESLYSSCSSGNRKVSKNQCVWEVQNTAFSIIGEVYLKVGKSLHIDIWESTIKVLRHVMDFLASNGPLAEDSVMATFYNSALHCLHMVLVDSKGSLSAHVAGFVAALRLFLSYGVANRNRFVSPEAGQGKELISSSKNLEMAELSKSGSVPYRPPHLRKRELKNLQRKDEESLSSAGLESSTGYHVSSDSDYSDGDGSARDLSIVRCDKTRLAAIICLQDLCRADPKSFATQWTMLLPQSDVLQPRKHEATLISCLLFDPYIKARLASASTITAMLDGPASVFLQVAEFKDTTKRGSFTALSSSLGQILMQLHSGTLYLVKHEKHGGLLASLFKILTPLISSTPYSRMPPGLLLTVISSVRERIEDGFLVRIDQTSLLAAAFDCLTVALSVSPPSVQVKHMLLEEVGRGFLEVQKKPGLLYALFSYSEPFRSPSISFESLQALRAVAHNYPSAMFSCWKEVSSIVYAFLRYTPDVQARLQKINAGCTGGPSWEKVITAAVKVRAASVTCFAGLTSPVFMSLHQAEQDFILSSSVDAALSDEVPSVRSAACRAIGVIACFPQVIQSEEILDKLVYAVVHNTNDSLVSVRITASWALANICDSLRHCVDLPSFTSGSGDSKGSSELISILINSALHLSKDNDKIKANAVRALGNLAGFVPFSGDLVNCNEGLGPKSKPLINSSVKHLSKRENLYQNSKSFQPGTSTSSDWLEKMVQAFVSCVTTGNVKVQWNVCHALSNLFVNKTLELHDKDWAPAVFSILLLLVRDSANFKIRIQAVTALAVPSTVDDYGRSFYDVLQGVVNVSENLNSDKISSPSNFKYKVALENQLTSTMLHVIGLASGTDCGPIEEFLVKKTLFLEEWLRALCSSLDEGSIVLQSERDAHVKGKKDVILRALRSLVKVFEVGKHHALAGRFHQLLIRMQ; encoded by the exons ATGGAATTGGCAGCAGCAACTTCTCTATCTGCTTCTTGTTCTTCTTCACCAATTACTGGGTCATGGAGAACGGCATTTCTATCCCTGAGGGACGAAACCCAGTCCCTACCTTCCCTCCGACAATCTCATATCCAAACCATCCTTCAACTCCTCAACCGTTTCATTTTCTCCCAAGCCGATAATTTAATTCATGTTGCTTCCCTCCTGCCCCCTGACGAG GTTGGAGCGGATATTATGCTTTTGATGGAATTGGCTCGGAATATTTCTGATGATGCTGCTGCAGATTTTGACGATGTCACTCAATCCTTCATTCAATTATCCAATttt ATACATGGCACCATCTCTcgtgtttctttcaaattggatgCAGCATCTTGGGTTTTATCACTTGACTGCTTCAGGAGAGTAGTGAAGGCTTTTCTTGGAAAAGCTAAAATGAATGCTGCTTTTATAGAAAATGCTTCTGTCATCAGCGCAATAAAACACTGTCTACAGTCTTCTAG GTTACTTTTTGGTGTTTGTCAGAGAACAAACTTGTCATCAGGAAATAAAGAACTGCTAGAGTTCCTTCACGTTGTTATTGCTTGCTTTCAAATGGAGTCACTTTACTCATCTTGCTCAAGTGGCAACAGGAAAGTATCTAAAAATCAATGTGTTTGGGAAGTCCAGAATACTGCTTTCTCCATAATTGGTGAAGTATACTTGAAGGTTGGCAAGTCATTACATATTGACATTTGGGAATCAACAATTAAG GTTCTTAGACACGTGATGGATTTCTTAGCTTCTAATGGCCCTCTTGCAGAAGACAGTGTGATGGCCAC GTTTTACAACTCAGCTCTGCATTGCTTACACATGGTTCTTGTAGATTCTAAAGGATCTCTGTCAGCCCAT GTGGCTGGTTTTGTAGCAGCATTGAGGTTGTTTTTAAGCTATGGTGTTGCCAATAGAAACCGTTTTGTATCACCAGAGGCTGGTCAAGGGAAGGAACTTATTTCTTCCTCAAAAAACCTAGAAATGGCAGAATTAAGTAAATCAGGCTCTGTCCCTTATAGACCACCACACTTGAGGAAGAGGGAATTGAAGAATTTGCAGCGGAAAGATGAGGAATCTCTTTCTTCTGCAGGACTTGAATCTTCAACAGGATATCATGTATCCTCTGATTCAGATTACAGTGATGGTGATGGATCAGCACGGGATCTTAGCATTGTTCGTTGTGACAAGACAAGACTAGCTGCCATTATTTGCTTACAG GATCTTTGTAGAGCTGATCCTAAATCATTTGCTACCCAATGGACAATGCTTTTGCCCCAAAGTGATGTTCTACAGCCAAG GAAGCATGAAGCAACTTTGATCAGTTGCCTGCTGTTTGATCCTTACATAAAG GCACGGCTTGCGTCTGCCTCTACTATTACTGCGATGCTTGATGGACCTGCATCGGTTTTCCTACAGGTTGCAGAATTTAAAGATACCACAAAGCGTGGATCATTTACAGCGCTTTCCAGCTCCCTTGGTCAGATCTTAATGCAGCTTCATTCAG GCACTCTGTACTTAGTGAAACATGAAAAGCATGGGGGATTACTGGCGTCCCTGTTCAAAATTCTGACACCTTTGATATCATCTACTCC ATATTCAAGAATGCCCCCAGGGTTGCTGCTGACAGTTATCTCTTCGGTTCGAGAAAGGATCGAAGATGGCTTCTTAGTTCGAATTGACCAGACAAGCCTACTG GCTGCAGCTTTTGATTGCTTAACGGTAGCTTTGTCTGTCTCACCCCCCTCAGTTCAAGTCAAACATATGCTTTTAgaggaagttggaagag GTTTTCTTGAGGTGCAAAAGAAGCCTGGACTGTTATATGCATTATTTTCGTATTCTGAACCATTCAGGAGCCCATCTATAAGCTTTGAATCACTACAG GCCCTTAGAGCTGTGGCACATAATTATCCGAGTGCAATGTTTTCATGTTGGAAAGAGGTGTCCTCTATTGTGTATGCATTTTTGAGATATACCCCCGATGTACAAGCAAGATTGCAGAAGATTAATGCTGGATGCACTGGTGGGCCTAGCTGGGAGAAAGTAATTACAGCTGCAGTCAAG GTAAGGGCTGCATCAGTAACTTGTTTTGCTGGATTGACTTCACCTGTTTTCATGTCACTTCACCAAGCTGAACAGGACTTTATTCTTAGTTCTTCT GTAGATGCTGCCCTGAGTGATGAGGTTCCTTCAGTAAGGTCGGCTGCTTGTCGTGCTATTGGTGTTATTGCTTGTTTTCCGCAAGTAATCCAGAG TGAAGAGATCCTTGACAAGCTTGTCTATGCTGTGGTGCATAACACGAATGATTCGCTTGTCTCA GTGCGCATTACAGCCTCATGGGCTTTAGCAAACATATGTGATTCTCTCCGCCACTGTGTTGATTTGCCTAGTTTTACAAGTGGTTCAGGAG ATTCAAAGGGGAGCTCTGAATTGATTTCTATCCTTATTAATAGTGCTTTGCATCTATCGAAAGACAATGACAAG ATTAAAGCAAATGCTGTCAGAGCTTTGGGGAACCTTGCAGGATTTGTCCCATTTTCTGGTGATTTAGTTAATTGTAATGAGGGATTGGGTCCTAAATCCAAACCTCTAATCAATTCAAGTGTCAAGCATTTATCCAAGCGAGAGAATCTTTATCAGAATTCAAAGTCATTCCAACCAGGCACTTCTACATCTTCAGATTGGCTAGAAAAAATGGTGCAAGCATTTGTTTCTTGTGTTACAACTGGAAATGTAAAG GTTCAGTGGAACGTTTGCCATGCATTGAGCAATTTGTTTGTCAATAAAACATTGGAATTGCATGACAAGGATTG GGCTCCAGCTGTTTTTAGTATTCTTTTACTGCTTGTGCGTGATTCTGCGAATTTTAAGATCAGGATACAAGCTGTCACTGCTTTGGCTGTTCCAAGTACAGTAGATG ATTATGGCAGATCCTTCTATGATGTCCTTCAAGGTGTGGTGAATGTATCAGAGAATCTAAATTCCgacaaaatatcatcaccatCTAATTTTAAGTATAAAGTTGCACTGGAAAATCAG CTTACTTCAACTATGTTGCATGTGATTGGTCTTGCTTCAGGAACTGACTGCGGGCCTATTGAAGAGTTCCTTGTCAAA AAAACACTTTTTCTGGAGGAGTGGCTTAGAGCACTCTGCTCATCTCTGGATGAAGGAAGTATTGTGCTTCAGAGTGAACGTGATGCACATGTCAAGGGAAAGAAAGATGTAATACTCAGAGCTCTTCGGTCATTAGTCAAGGTTTTCGAAGTTGGTAAACATCATGCACTTGCTGGAAGGTTTCACCAGCTCTTAATAAGGATGCAGTGA
- the LOC113704039 gene encoding uncharacterized protein isoform X2, which produces MELAAATSLSASCSSSPITGSWRTAFLSLRDETQSLPSLRQSHIQTILQLLNRFIFSQADNLIHVASLLPPDEVGADIMLLMELARNISDDAAADFDDVTQSFIQLSNFIHGTISRVSFKLDAASWVLSLDCFRRVVKAFLGKAKMNAAFIENASVISAIKHCLQSSRLLFGVCQRTNLSSGNKELLEFLHVVIACFQMESLYSSCSSGNRKVSKNQCVWEVQNTAFSIIGEVYLKVGKSLHIDIWESTIKVLRHVMDFLASNGPLAEDSVMATFYNSALHCLHMVLVDSKGSLSAHVAGFVAALRLFLSYGVANRNRFVSPEAGQGKELISSSKNLEMAELSKSGSVPYRPPHLRKRELKNLQRKDEESLSSAGLESSTGYHVSSDSDYSDGDGSARDLSIVRCDKTRLAAIICLQDLCRADPKSFATQWTMLLPQSDVLQPRKHEATLISCLLFDPYIKVAEFKDTTKRGSFTALSSSLGQILMQLHSGTLYLVKHEKHGGLLASLFKILTPLISSTPYSRMPPGLLLTVISSVRERIEDGFLVRIDQTSLLAAAFDCLTVALSVSPPSVQVKHMLLEEVGRGFLEVQKKPGLLYALFSYSEPFRSPSISFESLQALRAVAHNYPSAMFSCWKEVSSIVYAFLRYTPDVQARLQKINAGCTGGPSWEKVITAAVKVFDECLRAISGFKGTEDLSDDRLLDDPFTSDYMKIKTISSAPFYGSESPASPTYEVNLFPRGCEQWSEAIAKHMPLILRHSSAVVRAASVTCFAGLTSPVFMSLHQAEQDFILSSSVDAALSDEVPSVRSAACRAIGVIACFPQVIQSEEILDKLVYAVVHNTNDSLVSVRITASWALANICDSLRHCVDLPSFTSGSGDSKGSSELISILINSALHLSKDNDKIKANAVRALGNLAGFVPFSGDLVNCNEGLGPKSKPLINSSVKHLSKRENLYQNSKSFQPGTSTSSDWLEKMVQAFVSCVTTGNVKVQWNVCHALSNLFVNKTLELHDKDWAPAVFSILLLLVRDSANFKIRIQAVTALAVPSTVDDYGRSFYDVLQGVVNVSENLNSDKISSPSNFKYKVALENQLTSTMLHVIGLASGTDCGPIEEFLVKKTLFLEEWLRALCSSLDEGSIVLQSERDAHVKGKKDVILRALRSLVKVFEVGKHHALAGRFHQLLIRMQ; this is translated from the exons ATGGAATTGGCAGCAGCAACTTCTCTATCTGCTTCTTGTTCTTCTTCACCAATTACTGGGTCATGGAGAACGGCATTTCTATCCCTGAGGGACGAAACCCAGTCCCTACCTTCCCTCCGACAATCTCATATCCAAACCATCCTTCAACTCCTCAACCGTTTCATTTTCTCCCAAGCCGATAATTTAATTCATGTTGCTTCCCTCCTGCCCCCTGACGAG GTTGGAGCGGATATTATGCTTTTGATGGAATTGGCTCGGAATATTTCTGATGATGCTGCTGCAGATTTTGACGATGTCACTCAATCCTTCATTCAATTATCCAATttt ATACATGGCACCATCTCTcgtgtttctttcaaattggatgCAGCATCTTGGGTTTTATCACTTGACTGCTTCAGGAGAGTAGTGAAGGCTTTTCTTGGAAAAGCTAAAATGAATGCTGCTTTTATAGAAAATGCTTCTGTCATCAGCGCAATAAAACACTGTCTACAGTCTTCTAG GTTACTTTTTGGTGTTTGTCAGAGAACAAACTTGTCATCAGGAAATAAAGAACTGCTAGAGTTCCTTCACGTTGTTATTGCTTGCTTTCAAATGGAGTCACTTTACTCATCTTGCTCAAGTGGCAACAGGAAAGTATCTAAAAATCAATGTGTTTGGGAAGTCCAGAATACTGCTTTCTCCATAATTGGTGAAGTATACTTGAAGGTTGGCAAGTCATTACATATTGACATTTGGGAATCAACAATTAAG GTTCTTAGACACGTGATGGATTTCTTAGCTTCTAATGGCCCTCTTGCAGAAGACAGTGTGATGGCCAC GTTTTACAACTCAGCTCTGCATTGCTTACACATGGTTCTTGTAGATTCTAAAGGATCTCTGTCAGCCCAT GTGGCTGGTTTTGTAGCAGCATTGAGGTTGTTTTTAAGCTATGGTGTTGCCAATAGAAACCGTTTTGTATCACCAGAGGCTGGTCAAGGGAAGGAACTTATTTCTTCCTCAAAAAACCTAGAAATGGCAGAATTAAGTAAATCAGGCTCTGTCCCTTATAGACCACCACACTTGAGGAAGAGGGAATTGAAGAATTTGCAGCGGAAAGATGAGGAATCTCTTTCTTCTGCAGGACTTGAATCTTCAACAGGATATCATGTATCCTCTGATTCAGATTACAGTGATGGTGATGGATCAGCACGGGATCTTAGCATTGTTCGTTGTGACAAGACAAGACTAGCTGCCATTATTTGCTTACAG GATCTTTGTAGAGCTGATCCTAAATCATTTGCTACCCAATGGACAATGCTTTTGCCCCAAAGTGATGTTCTACAGCCAAG GAAGCATGAAGCAACTTTGATCAGTTGCCTGCTGTTTGATCCTTACATAAAG GTTGCAGAATTTAAAGATACCACAAAGCGTGGATCATTTACAGCGCTTTCCAGCTCCCTTGGTCAGATCTTAATGCAGCTTCATTCAG GCACTCTGTACTTAGTGAAACATGAAAAGCATGGGGGATTACTGGCGTCCCTGTTCAAAATTCTGACACCTTTGATATCATCTACTCC ATATTCAAGAATGCCCCCAGGGTTGCTGCTGACAGTTATCTCTTCGGTTCGAGAAAGGATCGAAGATGGCTTCTTAGTTCGAATTGACCAGACAAGCCTACTG GCTGCAGCTTTTGATTGCTTAACGGTAGCTTTGTCTGTCTCACCCCCCTCAGTTCAAGTCAAACATATGCTTTTAgaggaagttggaagag GTTTTCTTGAGGTGCAAAAGAAGCCTGGACTGTTATATGCATTATTTTCGTATTCTGAACCATTCAGGAGCCCATCTATAAGCTTTGAATCACTACAG GCCCTTAGAGCTGTGGCACATAATTATCCGAGTGCAATGTTTTCATGTTGGAAAGAGGTGTCCTCTATTGTGTATGCATTTTTGAGATATACCCCCGATGTACAAGCAAGATTGCAGAAGATTAATGCTGGATGCACTGGTGGGCCTAGCTGGGAGAAAGTAATTACAGCTGCAGTCAAG GTTTTTGATGAATGCCTTCGTGCAATTTCTGGATTTAAAGGCACTGAGGATCTTTCAGATGATAGACTTCTTGATGACCCATTTACATCTGATTATATGAAAATAAAGACAATTTCATCTGCTCCATTTTATGGATCTGAGAGCCCGGCTTCCCCTACTTATGAAGTTAATTTATTCCCTCGGGGGTGTGAGCAGTGGTCTGAAGCAATAGCCAAGCATATGCCTCTTATTCTTAGACATTCTTCTGCTGTG GTAAGGGCTGCATCAGTAACTTGTTTTGCTGGATTGACTTCACCTGTTTTCATGTCACTTCACCAAGCTGAACAGGACTTTATTCTTAGTTCTTCT GTAGATGCTGCCCTGAGTGATGAGGTTCCTTCAGTAAGGTCGGCTGCTTGTCGTGCTATTGGTGTTATTGCTTGTTTTCCGCAAGTAATCCAGAG TGAAGAGATCCTTGACAAGCTTGTCTATGCTGTGGTGCATAACACGAATGATTCGCTTGTCTCA GTGCGCATTACAGCCTCATGGGCTTTAGCAAACATATGTGATTCTCTCCGCCACTGTGTTGATTTGCCTAGTTTTACAAGTGGTTCAGGAG ATTCAAAGGGGAGCTCTGAATTGATTTCTATCCTTATTAATAGTGCTTTGCATCTATCGAAAGACAATGACAAG ATTAAAGCAAATGCTGTCAGAGCTTTGGGGAACCTTGCAGGATTTGTCCCATTTTCTGGTGATTTAGTTAATTGTAATGAGGGATTGGGTCCTAAATCCAAACCTCTAATCAATTCAAGTGTCAAGCATTTATCCAAGCGAGAGAATCTTTATCAGAATTCAAAGTCATTCCAACCAGGCACTTCTACATCTTCAGATTGGCTAGAAAAAATGGTGCAAGCATTTGTTTCTTGTGTTACAACTGGAAATGTAAAG GTTCAGTGGAACGTTTGCCATGCATTGAGCAATTTGTTTGTCAATAAAACATTGGAATTGCATGACAAGGATTG GGCTCCAGCTGTTTTTAGTATTCTTTTACTGCTTGTGCGTGATTCTGCGAATTTTAAGATCAGGATACAAGCTGTCACTGCTTTGGCTGTTCCAAGTACAGTAGATG ATTATGGCAGATCCTTCTATGATGTCCTTCAAGGTGTGGTGAATGTATCAGAGAATCTAAATTCCgacaaaatatcatcaccatCTAATTTTAAGTATAAAGTTGCACTGGAAAATCAG CTTACTTCAACTATGTTGCATGTGATTGGTCTTGCTTCAGGAACTGACTGCGGGCCTATTGAAGAGTTCCTTGTCAAA AAAACACTTTTTCTGGAGGAGTGGCTTAGAGCACTCTGCTCATCTCTGGATGAAGGAAGTATTGTGCTTCAGAGTGAACGTGATGCACATGTCAAGGGAAAGAAAGATGTAATACTCAGAGCTCTTCGGTCATTAGTCAAGGTTTTCGAAGTTGGTAAACATCATGCACTTGCTGGAAGGTTTCACCAGCTCTTAATAAGGATGCAGTGA
- the LOC113704039 gene encoding uncharacterized protein isoform X1, with amino-acid sequence MELAAATSLSASCSSSPITGSWRTAFLSLRDETQSLPSLRQSHIQTILQLLNRFIFSQADNLIHVASLLPPDEVGADIMLLMELARNISDDAAADFDDVTQSFIQLSNFIHGTISRVSFKLDAASWVLSLDCFRRVVKAFLGKAKMNAAFIENASVISAIKHCLQSSRLLFGVCQRTNLSSGNKELLEFLHVVIACFQMESLYSSCSSGNRKVSKNQCVWEVQNTAFSIIGEVYLKVGKSLHIDIWESTIKVLRHVMDFLASNGPLAEDSVMATFYNSALHCLHMVLVDSKGSLSAHVAGFVAALRLFLSYGVANRNRFVSPEAGQGKELISSSKNLEMAELSKSGSVPYRPPHLRKRELKNLQRKDEESLSSAGLESSTGYHVSSDSDYSDGDGSARDLSIVRCDKTRLAAIICLQDLCRADPKSFATQWTMLLPQSDVLQPRKHEATLISCLLFDPYIKARLASASTITAMLDGPASVFLQVAEFKDTTKRGSFTALSSSLGQILMQLHSGTLYLVKHEKHGGLLASLFKILTPLISSTPYSRMPPGLLLTVISSVRERIEDGFLVRIDQTSLLAAAFDCLTVALSVSPPSVQVKHMLLEEVGRGFLEVQKKPGLLYALFSYSEPFRSPSISFESLQALRAVAHNYPSAMFSCWKEVSSIVYAFLRYTPDVQARLQKINAGCTGGPSWEKVITAAVKVFDECLRAISGFKGTEDLSDDRLLDDPFTSDYMKIKTISSAPFYGSESPASPTYEVNLFPRGCEQWSEAIAKHMPLILRHSSAVVRAASVTCFAGLTSPVFMSLHQAEQDFILSSSVDAALSDEVPSVRSAACRAIGVIACFPQVIQSEEILDKLVYAVVHNTNDSLVSVRITASWALANICDSLRHCVDLPSFTSGSGDSKGSSELISILINSALHLSKDNDKIKANAVRALGNLAGFVPFSGDLVNCNEGLGPKSKPLINSSVKHLSKRENLYQNSKSFQPGTSTSSDWLEKMVQAFVSCVTTGNVKVQWNVCHALSNLFVNKTLELHDKDWAPAVFSILLLLVRDSANFKIRIQAVTALAVPSTVDDYGRSFYDVLQGVVNVSENLNSDKISSPSNFKYKVALENQLTSTMLHVIGLASGTDCGPIEEFLVKKTLFLEEWLRALCSSLDEGSIVLQSERDAHVKGKKDVILRALRSLVKVFEVGKHHALAGRFHQLLIRMQ; translated from the exons ATGGAATTGGCAGCAGCAACTTCTCTATCTGCTTCTTGTTCTTCTTCACCAATTACTGGGTCATGGAGAACGGCATTTCTATCCCTGAGGGACGAAACCCAGTCCCTACCTTCCCTCCGACAATCTCATATCCAAACCATCCTTCAACTCCTCAACCGTTTCATTTTCTCCCAAGCCGATAATTTAATTCATGTTGCTTCCCTCCTGCCCCCTGACGAG GTTGGAGCGGATATTATGCTTTTGATGGAATTGGCTCGGAATATTTCTGATGATGCTGCTGCAGATTTTGACGATGTCACTCAATCCTTCATTCAATTATCCAATttt ATACATGGCACCATCTCTcgtgtttctttcaaattggatgCAGCATCTTGGGTTTTATCACTTGACTGCTTCAGGAGAGTAGTGAAGGCTTTTCTTGGAAAAGCTAAAATGAATGCTGCTTTTATAGAAAATGCTTCTGTCATCAGCGCAATAAAACACTGTCTACAGTCTTCTAG GTTACTTTTTGGTGTTTGTCAGAGAACAAACTTGTCATCAGGAAATAAAGAACTGCTAGAGTTCCTTCACGTTGTTATTGCTTGCTTTCAAATGGAGTCACTTTACTCATCTTGCTCAAGTGGCAACAGGAAAGTATCTAAAAATCAATGTGTTTGGGAAGTCCAGAATACTGCTTTCTCCATAATTGGTGAAGTATACTTGAAGGTTGGCAAGTCATTACATATTGACATTTGGGAATCAACAATTAAG GTTCTTAGACACGTGATGGATTTCTTAGCTTCTAATGGCCCTCTTGCAGAAGACAGTGTGATGGCCAC GTTTTACAACTCAGCTCTGCATTGCTTACACATGGTTCTTGTAGATTCTAAAGGATCTCTGTCAGCCCAT GTGGCTGGTTTTGTAGCAGCATTGAGGTTGTTTTTAAGCTATGGTGTTGCCAATAGAAACCGTTTTGTATCACCAGAGGCTGGTCAAGGGAAGGAACTTATTTCTTCCTCAAAAAACCTAGAAATGGCAGAATTAAGTAAATCAGGCTCTGTCCCTTATAGACCACCACACTTGAGGAAGAGGGAATTGAAGAATTTGCAGCGGAAAGATGAGGAATCTCTTTCTTCTGCAGGACTTGAATCTTCAACAGGATATCATGTATCCTCTGATTCAGATTACAGTGATGGTGATGGATCAGCACGGGATCTTAGCATTGTTCGTTGTGACAAGACAAGACTAGCTGCCATTATTTGCTTACAG GATCTTTGTAGAGCTGATCCTAAATCATTTGCTACCCAATGGACAATGCTTTTGCCCCAAAGTGATGTTCTACAGCCAAG GAAGCATGAAGCAACTTTGATCAGTTGCCTGCTGTTTGATCCTTACATAAAG GCACGGCTTGCGTCTGCCTCTACTATTACTGCGATGCTTGATGGACCTGCATCGGTTTTCCTACAGGTTGCAGAATTTAAAGATACCACAAAGCGTGGATCATTTACAGCGCTTTCCAGCTCCCTTGGTCAGATCTTAATGCAGCTTCATTCAG GCACTCTGTACTTAGTGAAACATGAAAAGCATGGGGGATTACTGGCGTCCCTGTTCAAAATTCTGACACCTTTGATATCATCTACTCC ATATTCAAGAATGCCCCCAGGGTTGCTGCTGACAGTTATCTCTTCGGTTCGAGAAAGGATCGAAGATGGCTTCTTAGTTCGAATTGACCAGACAAGCCTACTG GCTGCAGCTTTTGATTGCTTAACGGTAGCTTTGTCTGTCTCACCCCCCTCAGTTCAAGTCAAACATATGCTTTTAgaggaagttggaagag GTTTTCTTGAGGTGCAAAAGAAGCCTGGACTGTTATATGCATTATTTTCGTATTCTGAACCATTCAGGAGCCCATCTATAAGCTTTGAATCACTACAG GCCCTTAGAGCTGTGGCACATAATTATCCGAGTGCAATGTTTTCATGTTGGAAAGAGGTGTCCTCTATTGTGTATGCATTTTTGAGATATACCCCCGATGTACAAGCAAGATTGCAGAAGATTAATGCTGGATGCACTGGTGGGCCTAGCTGGGAGAAAGTAATTACAGCTGCAGTCAAG GTTTTTGATGAATGCCTTCGTGCAATTTCTGGATTTAAAGGCACTGAGGATCTTTCAGATGATAGACTTCTTGATGACCCATTTACATCTGATTATATGAAAATAAAGACAATTTCATCTGCTCCATTTTATGGATCTGAGAGCCCGGCTTCCCCTACTTATGAAGTTAATTTATTCCCTCGGGGGTGTGAGCAGTGGTCTGAAGCAATAGCCAAGCATATGCCTCTTATTCTTAGACATTCTTCTGCTGTG GTAAGGGCTGCATCAGTAACTTGTTTTGCTGGATTGACTTCACCTGTTTTCATGTCACTTCACCAAGCTGAACAGGACTTTATTCTTAGTTCTTCT GTAGATGCTGCCCTGAGTGATGAGGTTCCTTCAGTAAGGTCGGCTGCTTGTCGTGCTATTGGTGTTATTGCTTGTTTTCCGCAAGTAATCCAGAG TGAAGAGATCCTTGACAAGCTTGTCTATGCTGTGGTGCATAACACGAATGATTCGCTTGTCTCA GTGCGCATTACAGCCTCATGGGCTTTAGCAAACATATGTGATTCTCTCCGCCACTGTGTTGATTTGCCTAGTTTTACAAGTGGTTCAGGAG ATTCAAAGGGGAGCTCTGAATTGATTTCTATCCTTATTAATAGTGCTTTGCATCTATCGAAAGACAATGACAAG ATTAAAGCAAATGCTGTCAGAGCTTTGGGGAACCTTGCAGGATTTGTCCCATTTTCTGGTGATTTAGTTAATTGTAATGAGGGATTGGGTCCTAAATCCAAACCTCTAATCAATTCAAGTGTCAAGCATTTATCCAAGCGAGAGAATCTTTATCAGAATTCAAAGTCATTCCAACCAGGCACTTCTACATCTTCAGATTGGCTAGAAAAAATGGTGCAAGCATTTGTTTCTTGTGTTACAACTGGAAATGTAAAG GTTCAGTGGAACGTTTGCCATGCATTGAGCAATTTGTTTGTCAATAAAACATTGGAATTGCATGACAAGGATTG GGCTCCAGCTGTTTTTAGTATTCTTTTACTGCTTGTGCGTGATTCTGCGAATTTTAAGATCAGGATACAAGCTGTCACTGCTTTGGCTGTTCCAAGTACAGTAGATG ATTATGGCAGATCCTTCTATGATGTCCTTCAAGGTGTGGTGAATGTATCAGAGAATCTAAATTCCgacaaaatatcatcaccatCTAATTTTAAGTATAAAGTTGCACTGGAAAATCAG CTTACTTCAACTATGTTGCATGTGATTGGTCTTGCTTCAGGAACTGACTGCGGGCCTATTGAAGAGTTCCTTGTCAAA AAAACACTTTTTCTGGAGGAGTGGCTTAGAGCACTCTGCTCATCTCTGGATGAAGGAAGTATTGTGCTTCAGAGTGAACGTGATGCACATGTCAAGGGAAAGAAAGATGTAATACTCAGAGCTCTTCGGTCATTAGTCAAGGTTTTCGAAGTTGGTAAACATCATGCACTTGCTGGAAGGTTTCACCAGCTCTTAATAAGGATGCAGTGA